A single window of Microbispora hainanensis DNA harbors:
- a CDS encoding Lrp/AsnC family transcriptional regulator, whose translation MVTAIVHIKADVDRIPEVAQAIAEIEGVSEVYSITGEFDLLAMVRVGRYDEVAEVVPGRVNKVPGVRHTETHIAFRTYSRHDLEAAFSIGLADAD comes from the coding sequence ATGGTCACCGCGATCGTCCACATCAAGGCGGACGTCGACAGGATCCCCGAGGTCGCCCAGGCCATCGCCGAGATCGAGGGCGTCAGCGAGGTGTATTCGATCACCGGCGAGTTCGACCTGCTGGCCATGGTCAGGGTCGGCCGATACGACGAGGTGGCCGAGGTCGTGCCCGGCCGCGTCAACAAGGTGCCGGGCGTGCGGCACACCGAGACGCACATCGCCTTCCGCACCTACTCCCGTCACGACCTGGAGGCGGCCTTCTCCATCGGCCTCGCCGACGCCGACTGA
- a CDS encoding DEDD exonuclease domain-containing protein, whose translation MDAVQGTLDELGTPLREVTFVVFDLETTGGSSAEHAITEIGAVKVRGGEVIGEFATLVDPGGPIPPFISVLTGITDAMVVAAPKFSEVLPSFLEFIAGVALVAHNAPFDMSFLKAACQVNGYPPPANPVVDTADLARRVLTRDETPNCKLATLARVFRSSTEPCHRALADAKATVDVLHGLIARVGSLGVHTLEDLRGFVRAPTPEQQRKRHLADGVPGAPGVYIFEDAKGEALYIGKSSNLRNRVRSYFTASETRSRIREMVGIAERVRTIVCATALEAEIRELRMIGATKPRYNRRSRFPERVVWLKLTDEAFPRLSVVREVKDDGATYLGPFGSSRTADDARTAMHEALPLRQCTERLSPRVRRPACALAEIGRCGAPCEGRESEESYARHVRRARHAMELDAEAVFSAMEARMSRLSAEQRYEEAAVDRDRLAAYVRTAARMQRLRSLTGIPQMVAASPAFDGGWDIHVIRHGRLAAAGVMPRGAHPTPYVDALVATAETVVPGPGPTPAASAEETECVLRWLDSPGVRLVQVDGTWSLPAYGAGRLVERIERAYRHQRGDRREGRPLR comes from the coding sequence GTGGATGCGGTACAGGGCACGCTGGACGAGCTCGGCACTCCCCTGCGGGAGGTCACGTTCGTCGTCTTCGACCTGGAGACCACCGGCGGGTCGTCCGCGGAGCACGCCATCACGGAGATCGGCGCGGTGAAGGTGCGCGGCGGCGAGGTGATCGGCGAGTTCGCCACGCTGGTCGACCCCGGTGGCCCGATCCCGCCGTTCATCTCCGTGCTGACCGGCATCACCGACGCGATGGTCGTGGCCGCGCCGAAGTTCTCCGAGGTGCTGCCGAGCTTCCTGGAGTTCATCGCGGGCGTCGCGCTGGTGGCGCACAACGCGCCGTTCGACATGTCGTTCCTGAAGGCGGCGTGCCAGGTCAACGGCTACCCGCCCCCGGCCAACCCGGTGGTGGACACCGCCGACCTCGCGCGCCGCGTGCTGACCCGCGACGAGACGCCCAACTGCAAGCTGGCCACCCTCGCGCGGGTCTTCCGCAGCTCCACCGAGCCCTGCCACCGGGCGCTGGCCGACGCGAAGGCCACGGTCGACGTGCTGCACGGCCTCATCGCCCGGGTCGGGTCGCTCGGCGTGCACACGCTGGAAGACCTGCGCGGCTTCGTGCGCGCTCCCACGCCGGAGCAGCAGCGCAAACGCCACCTCGCCGACGGGGTGCCCGGCGCGCCCGGCGTCTACATCTTCGAAGACGCCAAGGGCGAGGCGCTCTACATCGGGAAGAGCTCCAACCTGCGCAACCGCGTGCGCAGCTACTTCACCGCGAGCGAGACCCGCTCCCGCATCCGCGAGATGGTCGGCATCGCCGAGCGGGTCAGGACGATCGTCTGCGCCACCGCGCTGGAGGCCGAGATCCGCGAGCTGCGGATGATCGGGGCCACCAAGCCGCGCTACAACAGGCGGTCCCGCTTCCCCGAGCGGGTGGTCTGGCTCAAGCTGACCGACGAGGCGTTCCCGCGGCTCAGCGTCGTGCGCGAGGTGAAGGACGACGGCGCGACCTATCTCGGCCCGTTCGGCAGCAGCCGCACCGCCGACGACGCGCGGACCGCCATGCACGAGGCGCTGCCGCTGCGCCAGTGCACCGAACGGCTGTCGCCCCGCGTGCGCCGCCCCGCCTGCGCGCTCGCCGAGATCGGCCGCTGCGGCGCGCCCTGCGAGGGCCGCGAGAGCGAGGAGAGCTACGCCCGCCACGTCCGCCGCGCCCGGCACGCGATGGAGCTCGACGCGGAGGCGGTCTTCTCGGCGATGGAGGCGCGCATGAGCCGCCTGTCGGCCGAGCAGCGCTATGAGGAGGCGGCCGTCGACCGGGACCGCCTCGCGGCCTACGTCAGGACCGCCGCGCGCATGCAGCGCCTGCGGTCCCTGACCGGCATCCCGCAGATGGTCGCGGCCAGCCCCGCCTTCGACGGCGGCTGGGACATCCACGTCATCCGGCACGGCAGGCTCGCCGCGGCCGGCGTGATGCCCAGGGGCGCCCACCCCACGCCGTACGTGGACGCGCTGGTCGCCACGGCGGAGACCGTCGTCCCCGGTCCCGGGCCCACCCCGGCCGCCAGCGCCGAGGAGACCGAGTGCGTGCTGCGCTGGCTCGACTCCCCCGGCGTGCGCCTCGTCCAGGTCGACGGCACCTGGAGCCTCCCCGCGTACGGCGCCGGGCGCCTGGTCGAGCGCATCGAGCGCGCCTACCGGCACCAGCGCGGCGACCGCCGTGAGGGACGGCCCCTGCGGTGA